A genomic window from Mesorhizobium sp. 131-2-1 includes:
- a CDS encoding PilZ domain-containing protein: MEPDEPRRERRLHPREIVLKEATIVAGPDYPAIGCSIRNQHERGAELRVPADAFVPERFLLHVPDDAATYQTVVRWRRKERLGVQFYGVPQSAKTAAD; this comes from the coding sequence ATGGAACCCGACGAACCCAGACGAGAGCGCCGCCTTCACCCGCGTGAGATTGTCCTGAAAGAGGCCACGATCGTCGCGGGTCCGGACTACCCGGCGATTGGCTGTTCCATCCGCAACCAGCATGAAAGAGGGGCCGAACTGCGCGTTCCTGCCGACGCCTTCGTGCCGGAGCGTTTTCTCCTGCATGTGCCCGACGATGCGGCCACCTATCAAACAGTGGTGCGCTGGCGACGGAAGGAGCGGCTTGGCGTCCAGTTCTACGGCGTGCCCCAGTCTGCCAAGACGGCTGCGGACTAG
- a CDS encoding pyridoxamine 5'-phosphate oxidase family protein, with product MNEEIRNKIVTLLDKHRVMTIATLRPDGWPQATTVGYVNEGLNLYFLCGLESQKAVNLARDDRVSLTIDHDTPQVMEITGLSMAAHAQAVADRAEAEKVLRMLPLKYPEQVSLPGPMPTPDQVRIFRVMPTVISVLDYSKGFGHTDLVTC from the coding sequence ATGAACGAAGAGATCAGAAACAAGATCGTGACGTTGTTGGACAAGCATCGGGTCATGACGATCGCAACGCTAAGGCCGGACGGCTGGCCGCAGGCGACGACCGTCGGCTACGTCAACGAGGGCCTTAACCTTTACTTCCTCTGCGGTCTGGAAAGCCAGAAGGCTGTGAATCTGGCGCGAGACGACCGCGTGTCCTTGACGATCGATCACGACACGCCACAGGTGATGGAAATCACCGGACTTTCCATGGCGGCGCACGCGCAGGCGGTAGCAGACCGGGCCGAAGCGGAAAAGGTCCTGCGGATGCTGCCGCTGAAGTATCCGGAGCAGGTTTCGCTGCCGGGCCCGATGCCGACTCCTGACCAGGTCCGCATATTTCGCGTGATGCCTACGGTCATCTCGGTGCTCGACTATTCGAAGGGTTTTGGCCACACCGATCTCGTCACGTGCTGA
- a CDS encoding universal stress protein, producing the protein MMKPIVSLSLATYPEANTPKIASNAVAVARHIGATLHAVAINVDIPDVSNALSSFLLDLPNKIREAEATSRKFGKNLLETVAKEALQGGVSLTTQELTAPPALIGDTAAAQCRYFDICLVGWASDNHTARMTAEAIVFGSGRPTLLLPDTTEIGALDHVVIAWDGSRVAARAVADAQPFVDRASMITVVTVTDEKPLPGQDISERLAQGLRTRGLAAEAASIQLGRRPIATALQEHALEIGGKLLVMGGYGHSRVRDFVLGGATEGILSDLRLPVLLSH; encoded by the coding sequence ATGATGAAGCCGATAGTATCCCTGTCTCTGGCGACATATCCGGAGGCGAACACGCCAAAGATCGCGTCCAATGCAGTCGCGGTCGCCAGGCACATCGGAGCGACGCTGCACGCGGTCGCCATCAACGTCGACATTCCCGACGTTTCAAACGCTCTGTCGAGCTTCCTGCTCGATCTTCCCAACAAGATCCGGGAGGCCGAAGCGACCAGTCGCAAGTTCGGCAAGAACTTGCTGGAAACAGTTGCAAAAGAAGCATTGCAGGGCGGGGTGAGCTTGACGACGCAGGAGCTGACCGCGCCACCGGCCCTTATTGGGGATACAGCGGCGGCGCAGTGCCGCTATTTCGATATCTGCCTGGTCGGATGGGCGTCTGACAACCATACGGCGCGAATGACGGCCGAGGCAATCGTATTCGGTTCTGGTCGACCGACCCTGCTGCTTCCTGACACCACGGAAATCGGTGCCCTTGACCATGTCGTCATCGCTTGGGATGGCAGTCGCGTGGCGGCGCGAGCCGTTGCCGATGCACAACCGTTTGTGGACCGCGCTTCGATGATCACGGTTGTGACCGTGACGGACGAAAAGCCGCTTCCGGGGCAAGACATCAGTGAACGCCTTGCGCAAGGCCTGAGGACGCGCGGTCTGGCGGCCGAAGCCGCATCAATTCAGCTGGGGCGTCGCCCGATCGCCACTGCTCTCCAGGAGCATGCCCTCGAAATCGGCGGCAAACTATTGGTGATGGGTGGATACGGTCATTCGCGCGTCAGAGACTTCGTGCTCGGTGGGGCGACCGAAGGCATTCTCTCGGATTTGCGCCTGCCCGTTCTCCTGTCGCACTAG
- a CDS encoding MBL fold metallo-hydrolase: MNANRGTDPVLRFHGAAHGVTGSCYEIETPRARILVDCGLFQGSKSERALNYGAFPFPPEAIDAVVLTHAHIDHSGLLPKLVKQGFAGPIHTTRATIDLCSVMLPDAAHIQEMEVEQLNRRNAQRGRPPVEPIYRQQDAVACMTLFRALEYGEWTSVAEGLRARFWNAGHLLGSASVELEIDVEHQNTPMRILFSGDIGPGHKLLHADPEGPAGVDYLICESTYGDRDRPDVSPEQRRSMLGDVVRSAAEASGPLIVPSFAVERTQELLVDLYLLMKAGEVPTAPIFVDSPLATRASTIFERHADDIEHGDVLRQALSSAQLRFTETIEQSKAINRLTGFFVVIAASGMCDAGRIRHHLKANLWRRNATVMMAGYQAQGSLGRILLDGAQRVRIQGEEVEVKARISLFDLYSGHADASELVAWALARTPVKQTVFLTHGEEEGLVGLSGRLAGSMPSDRIIMPELDNAFQLTSHGCLPVDANEPRRLKPEKIARLDWHNDLSRLLLDVTEAVNTAADERGRAAIIRRMRRALDAPANGAFARDES; this comes from the coding sequence ATGAACGCCAATCGAGGCACTGATCCTGTTTTGCGCTTCCACGGGGCGGCCCACGGCGTTACCGGTTCTTGCTACGAGATCGAAACGCCACGCGCGAGGATCCTCGTCGACTGCGGCCTGTTCCAGGGATCGAAGTCGGAGCGGGCCTTGAACTACGGCGCGTTCCCGTTCCCGCCGGAGGCGATTGACGCCGTCGTCCTGACGCATGCGCATATCGACCACAGCGGCCTTCTGCCAAAACTGGTCAAGCAGGGTTTTGCCGGGCCAATCCACACGACCCGAGCTACGATCGATCTTTGTTCGGTCATGTTGCCGGATGCGGCGCATATCCAGGAAATGGAGGTTGAGCAGCTGAACCGCCGCAATGCGCAGCGCGGGCGGCCGCCGGTCGAGCCGATCTACAGGCAGCAGGATGCAGTAGCGTGCATGACCCTGTTCCGGGCTCTGGAATACGGGGAATGGACCTCCGTCGCCGAGGGCCTTCGGGCCCGCTTCTGGAACGCTGGCCATCTGCTCGGCTCCGCCTCGGTCGAACTCGAGATCGACGTGGAACATCAGAACACACCGATGCGCATATTGTTTTCAGGCGATATCGGACCCGGCCACAAGCTGCTGCATGCCGATCCCGAAGGCCCGGCCGGTGTCGACTATCTCATCTGCGAATCGACTTATGGCGACCGGGACCGTCCGGACGTTTCGCCTGAACAGCGGCGATCCATGCTCGGCGACGTGGTGCGTAGCGCTGCAGAGGCGAGCGGCCCGCTTATCGTTCCCTCCTTCGCCGTCGAGCGAACACAGGAATTGCTGGTAGACCTCTACCTGCTCATGAAAGCGGGAGAGGTGCCGACAGCTCCGATCTTCGTCGACTCGCCACTGGCGACACGCGCCAGCACGATCTTCGAAAGACATGCCGACGACATCGAACATGGCGACGTTCTGCGTCAGGCTCTCAGTTCAGCCCAACTGCGCTTCACCGAAACCATCGAGCAAAGCAAGGCGATCAACCGCCTGACCGGCTTCTTCGTCGTGATCGCCGCCAGCGGCATGTGCGACGCTGGGCGTATCCGCCATCATCTCAAGGCCAACCTCTGGCGCCGGAACGCCACCGTGATGATGGCGGGGTACCAGGCTCAGGGGTCGCTCGGCAGGATACTGCTCGACGGCGCGCAGCGTGTGCGCATCCAGGGCGAAGAGGTCGAGGTCAAGGCCCGTATCAGCCTGTTCGATCTCTACTCCGGCCATGCCGACGCAAGCGAACTCGTCGCCTGGGCCTTGGCTCGAACTCCGGTCAAGCAGACGGTGTTCCTGACGCATGGCGAAGAAGAAGGCTTGGTCGGCCTCAGCGGCCGGCTGGCAGGATCAATGCCTTCGGACAGGATCATCATGCCGGAGCTGGATAACGCTTTCCAATTGACGTCCCACGGCTGTTTGCCGGTCGACGCCAACGAGCCGCGCCGCCTAAAGCCGGAAAAGATTGCCCGCCTCGATTGGCACAACGATCTTTCAAGGCTTCTCCTCGACGTCACCGAGGCCGTCAACACCGCGGCCGACGAACGGGGTCGCGCTGCAATCATAAGACGGATGCGCCGAGCGCTGGACGCGCCAGCAAATGGTGCTTTCGCACGTGACGAAAGCTGA
- a CDS encoding cation-translocating P-type ATPase, which yields MSRSASSTIAMPGLSEAEAQARLANEGFNELPRSRRRTPLRIAIEVLREPMLALLLGGGSVYLLLGHLQEALILLAFATLSVGITIVQEARTERVLEALRDLTSPRALVIRDGERKRIAGREVVRGDTVVLGEGDRVPADILLIQSRDIQTDESLLTGESVPVRKVAARDGDLPAECRPGGDDLPFAFSGSLVVRGSGIGEVLATGPLSQIGAIGQSLSTMETEAPRLQRQTKRLVGIFALVGGAVSVLAVVLYGLLRGGWLDAVLAGIALGMSMLPEEFPMVLTIFMAMGAWRISQARVLTRRAAAIETLGSATVLCTDKTGTLTENRMTIAEMRTPDGKLLRLNNSNKEMPAAFGELVEIGVLASAEIPFDPMERAFHKLAQERLAKRADSADWKLARAYGLGPELLAMSNAWRLSADDSDCLIAAKGSPEAIAALCRLPPGRVASLKDVVDAMATEGLRVLGVARSSHAGDQLPDKQTGFEFEFMGLVGLADPLRAEVPNAVSNCRSAGIRVIMITGDYPATARAIAREAGLDFNDVVTGEELKAQDDAALSARVKTATVFARILPEQKLAIVRALKANGEIVAMTGDGVNDAPSLKAANIGIAMGGRGTDVAREASSIVLLDDDFGSIVKAIRLGRRIYDNLRKAMGFILAVHVPIAGLALLPLLFGLPILFGPIHIAFLEMVIDPVCSLVFEAETEEDDTMRRAPRHPEAALFSRSLIAWSVVQGLLAFALVAGIFLVALHWGMPENEIRALTFFSLVLTIVGLIFVNRTFSESLLVALVRPNRSLAFVVVVVAAALGGTLAWPLASGLFQFGPLHLDDLAVTLAAGLAVLVCLEVLKHFWRDGLKA from the coding sequence ATGTCTCGATCCGCTTCATCCACCATTGCAATGCCCGGCCTCAGCGAGGCCGAAGCGCAGGCAAGGCTTGCCAACGAAGGGTTCAACGAATTGCCCAGGTCCAGGCGCCGGACGCCGTTGCGGATTGCCATCGAGGTCTTGCGCGAGCCGATGCTCGCCCTGCTGTTGGGTGGAGGTAGCGTTTATCTGCTTCTTGGCCATCTCCAGGAGGCCTTGATCCTGCTTGCATTTGCCACGTTGTCGGTGGGGATTACGATCGTTCAGGAGGCGCGGACGGAGCGTGTCCTCGAGGCGTTGCGCGACCTGACAAGTCCGCGCGCCCTGGTGATACGCGATGGCGAACGCAAGCGGATTGCGGGTCGCGAGGTGGTGCGCGGCGATACGGTGGTGCTGGGCGAGGGGGATCGGGTTCCGGCCGATATCCTGCTCATCCAGAGCCGGGATATCCAGACCGATGAGTCCTTGCTGACCGGCGAGTCTGTTCCGGTGCGCAAGGTTGCTGCCAGGGATGGCGATCTGCCGGCTGAATGCAGGCCGGGGGGCGACGACCTGCCTTTCGCATTTTCCGGATCACTCGTCGTTCGCGGTTCAGGCATTGGCGAAGTTCTGGCAACCGGGCCGCTCAGCCAGATCGGTGCGATCGGGCAATCGCTGAGCACCATGGAAACCGAAGCACCTCGCTTGCAGCGACAGACAAAGCGCCTCGTCGGCATCTTCGCACTTGTCGGCGGCGCGGTCAGTGTTCTCGCGGTCGTGCTTTATGGCTTGTTGCGGGGCGGATGGCTTGATGCGGTGTTGGCGGGCATTGCGCTCGGCATGTCGATGCTGCCCGAGGAGTTTCCCATGGTGCTGACTATCTTCATGGCCATGGGCGCCTGGCGCATCTCGCAGGCGCGCGTGCTCACCCGTCGCGCAGCAGCGATCGAGACGCTTGGCTCGGCAACGGTGCTTTGCACCGACAAGACCGGAACGCTGACCGAAAATCGCATGACAATTGCAGAAATGAGAACGCCCGATGGCAAACTGCTTCGCCTGAACAACTCAAACAAGGAGATGCCAGCGGCATTTGGGGAGTTGGTCGAGATCGGCGTGCTTGCCAGTGCCGAAATTCCCTTTGATCCGATGGAAAGGGCATTCCACAAGCTTGCCCAGGAGCGCCTGGCGAAGCGCGCTGACAGTGCCGATTGGAAATTGGCCCGCGCCTACGGGTTGGGTCCTGAACTGCTGGCAATGTCGAATGCCTGGCGGCTATCGGCTGATGACAGCGACTGCCTGATTGCCGCCAAGGGTTCGCCGGAGGCGATCGCGGCACTCTGTCGTCTGCCTCCAGGTCGTGTCGCTTCGCTCAAGGATGTTGTGGACGCCATGGCCACGGAAGGACTGCGCGTCTTGGGCGTGGCGCGTTCCAGCCATGCCGGCGATCAACTGCCGGACAAGCAGACCGGCTTCGAATTTGAATTCATGGGTCTCGTCGGGCTTGCTGATCCTCTGCGAGCGGAGGTTCCGAACGCGGTGAGCAATTGTCGCTCCGCCGGCATCAGAGTGATCATGATCACCGGGGACTATCCCGCGACAGCCAGAGCTATCGCCCGCGAGGCCGGGCTCGACTTCAACGATGTCGTCACTGGCGAAGAGCTCAAGGCACAGGATGACGCAGCCCTATCGGCGCGCGTGAAGACCGCAACGGTGTTCGCGCGGATTCTGCCCGAGCAGAAACTGGCAATCGTCAGAGCATTGAAGGCCAATGGCGAGATCGTTGCCATGACGGGAGACGGCGTCAACGATGCGCCTTCGCTGAAAGCGGCCAACATCGGCATTGCCATGGGTGGACGCGGCACGGATGTCGCGCGGGAGGCGTCTTCCATCGTCCTTCTCGATGATGACTTCGGGTCGATCGTCAAAGCCATCCGGCTGGGCCGCCGCATCTACGACAATTTGCGCAAGGCAATGGGCTTCATTCTTGCCGTGCACGTACCGATCGCCGGGCTGGCCCTCCTTCCATTGCTGTTTGGGCTGCCTATCCTGTTCGGACCTATTCACATTGCCTTTCTGGAGATGGTGATCGATCCAGTCTGCTCCCTGGTCTTTGAAGCGGAGACCGAGGAAGACGACACGATGAGGCGTGCGCCGCGGCATCCGGAAGCTGCGCTCTTCTCGCGCTCGTTGATCGCGTGGAGCGTTGTGCAGGGCCTGCTGGCATTCGCGCTTGTTGCTGGCATCTTCCTCGTCGCCTTGCACTGGGGAATGCCGGAAAATGAGATTCGCGCCCTGACATTCTTCTCGCTGGTGCTGACGATCGTTGGGCTGATTTTCGTCAACCGTACGTTCAGCGAGTCGCTGCTTGTTGCGTTGGTCCGGCCAAACCGATCGCTTGCTTTCGTCGTCGTGGTGGTTGCTGCGGCGCTGGGCGGGACACTTGCATGGCCACTCGCAAGTGGCCTCTTCCAGTTCGGACCGCTGCACCTGGACGACCTCGCCGTGACGTTGGCGGCCGGGTTGGCAGTGCTGGTCTGCCTTGAGGTCCTGAAACACTTCTGGCGGGATGGGCTGAAAGCCTGA
- a CDS encoding phosphoketolase family protein: protein MTGQSAKTVNSNKRMSDQELHDVDAYWRAANYLTIGQIYLLDNPLLREPLKLEHVKPRLLGHWGTSPGLSFIYAHLNRAIRLRDANMIYVCGPGHGGPAMVANTYLEGIYSELNPDISLDEAGMRKLFRQFSFPGGIPSHAAPDVPGSIHEGGELGYALSHAFGAAFDNPDLVVACVVGDGEAETGPLATAWHSNKFLNPARDGAVLPILHLNGYKIANPTILARIPEDELRALFVGYGYEPLFVEGHEPGSMHERMAVVIDDALDRIRAIQDEARGGGVVAQRRPKWPMIVLRSPKGWTGPKEVDGLKTEGFWRAHQVPLSGLAENPEHLKMLEEWMRSYRPEELFDAMGSPVATVRATAPLGTRRMGANPHANGGLLRRSLELPRLRDHGVSVERPGAVKAESTRVMGKFLRAVMELNDAAKNFRIVGPDETASNRLQDVFEVTERAWMEMILPEDVHLGRDGRVLEILSEHTCQGWLEGYLLTGRHGFFSCYEAFIHIVDSMFNQHAKWLDACREIPWRRSVASLNYLLSSHVWHQEHNGFSHQDPGFIDVALNKKADIVRVYLPPDANSLLCVTDHVLQTWDRINVIVAGKPPSWQWLSMDKAIVHCKAGIGIWDWASTDGGAEPDVVLACAGDVPTLETLAAVQILRHHVPQLRIRVVNVVDLMTLQPREHHPHGLSDRDFDALFTTEKPVIFAYHGYPWTIHRLTYRRTNHDNIHVRGYNEEGTTTTPFDMTVLNGLDRYHLVLSVLDRIPEPTGAHVGLKQIMEGKLIEHGAYIRAHGQDMPEILGWKWEQ, encoded by the coding sequence ATGACCGGACAATCGGCAAAAACAGTCAACAGCAACAAACGGATGTCCGACCAGGAGTTGCACGACGTTGACGCCTATTGGCGCGCCGCCAACTATCTTACGATCGGGCAAATCTACCTGCTCGACAATCCGCTGCTTCGGGAGCCCTTGAAGCTGGAACATGTCAAGCCGCGGCTGCTAGGGCACTGGGGGACTTCGCCGGGCCTGAGCTTCATCTACGCCCATCTCAACCGCGCGATCCGGCTCAGGGATGCAAACATGATCTACGTCTGCGGCCCAGGCCATGGCGGTCCGGCCATGGTCGCCAACACCTATCTCGAGGGCATCTACAGCGAACTCAATCCCGACATATCTCTGGACGAAGCAGGCATGCGCAAGCTGTTCCGGCAGTTCTCTTTTCCGGGCGGGATTCCGAGCCATGCTGCACCGGATGTCCCGGGCTCGATCCATGAGGGTGGCGAATTGGGCTACGCGCTTTCGCATGCTTTTGGCGCAGCCTTCGACAATCCGGATCTCGTCGTCGCCTGCGTGGTCGGCGACGGCGAGGCGGAAACCGGGCCACTTGCCACCGCCTGGCATTCCAACAAGTTCCTCAACCCGGCGCGCGACGGCGCGGTGCTGCCGATCCTGCATCTCAACGGCTACAAGATTGCCAACCCGACCATCCTTGCCCGCATCCCGGAAGACGAATTGCGCGCCCTGTTCGTCGGCTACGGCTACGAGCCGCTGTTCGTCGAAGGCCATGAACCGGGGTCAATGCATGAGAGGATGGCGGTTGTGATCGATGATGCGCTGGACCGCATCAGGGCAATCCAGGACGAGGCTCGCGGCGGTGGCGTAGTTGCACAACGCCGGCCGAAGTGGCCAATGATCGTGCTGCGAAGCCCGAAAGGCTGGACCGGCCCGAAGGAAGTCGACGGGCTGAAAACCGAAGGCTTCTGGCGCGCCCACCAGGTTCCCTTGTCCGGCCTTGCGGAAAACCCCGAGCATTTGAAGATGCTCGAAGAGTGGATGAGGAGCTATCGGCCTGAAGAACTGTTCGATGCGATGGGTTCGCCTGTGGCAACGGTCCGTGCCACCGCTCCGCTAGGCACGAGGCGAATGGGCGCCAACCCGCACGCCAATGGCGGTCTGCTGCGCCGGTCCCTTGAATTGCCCAGACTGCGAGACCACGGCGTTTCCGTTGAACGGCCCGGCGCGGTCAAGGCCGAGTCAACGCGGGTGATGGGCAAATTCCTGCGCGCCGTGATGGAACTGAACGATGCCGCGAAGAACTTCCGCATCGTCGGCCCGGACGAGACGGCTTCGAACCGGCTTCAGGACGTGTTTGAGGTTACCGAGCGCGCCTGGATGGAAATGATCCTGCCCGAGGATGTTCATCTCGGGCGCGACGGAAGGGTTCTGGAAATTCTCTCGGAGCACACCTGCCAGGGCTGGCTTGAAGGCTACCTGCTGACCGGTCGGCACGGCTTCTTCTCCTGCTACGAGGCGTTCATCCACATCGTCGATTCGATGTTCAACCAGCATGCGAAATGGCTGGATGCATGCCGCGAGATTCCCTGGCGACGGTCGGTGGCATCGCTGAACTACCTGTTGTCGAGCCATGTCTGGCACCAGGAACACAATGGCTTCAGCCATCAGGATCCCGGCTTCATCGATGTCGCCCTCAACAAGAAGGCCGATATCGTGCGCGTCTACCTGCCGCCGGACGCCAACAGTCTGCTCTGCGTGACCGACCATGTGCTGCAGACATGGGACCGCATCAACGTCATCGTGGCCGGCAAGCCGCCGTCATGGCAGTGGCTTTCGATGGACAAGGCGATCGTTCACTGCAAAGCGGGCATCGGCATATGGGACTGGGCTTCAACTGACGGCGGAGCAGAGCCGGACGTGGTCTTGGCCTGCGCCGGCGACGTTCCGACCCTGGAAACGCTGGCGGCCGTCCAGATACTCAGGCACCATGTTCCGCAGCTTCGGATCAGGGTGGTCAACGTGGTCGACCTGATGACGCTGCAACCCAGGGAGCATCACCCGCACGGGCTGTCGGATCGCGACTTCGACGCGTTGTTCACCACCGAAAAACCGGTCATCTTTGCCTACCATGGCTACCCTTGGACGATCCATCGGCTGACCTATCGGCGCACCAACCACGACAATATCCACGTGCGCGGTTACAACGAGGAAGGCACGACGACGACGCCTTTCGACATGACGGTCCTGAACGGCCTGGACAGATATCATCTGGTGCTGAGTGTCCTTGACCGTATCCCTGAGCCGACCGGGGCGCATGTCGGACTGAAACAGATCATGGAAGGCAAACTGATCGAGCACGGAGCCTATATCCGCGCCCATGGGCAGGATATGCCGGAGATCCTCGGCTGGAAGTGGGAGCAGTAG